The window CCTGTTGCTATAAATGCTTTAAAATATAGAATGCTTTAAGGTCTTTGTTCGTCGGAAAATTAAGAAGGAAAGGTAAGTaagttgttttaaaatgttatttttaaacgtTGTGGCGTGGTGTCGAGTGATTTATATTAGCGTTTGAAAAGCTAATTTGATTCGACGAAGCTATTTTGATTCGACGAAGCTAGCTAATTAAAACGACTGCAAAGTTGACCAAAACGTTCATACAAATATCAAAGACACCGTTAATGTGTTTTAATAAAGTGTTTTCTAAACACCGTTAATGTGTTTTAATAAAGTGTTTTCTAATTACCTTATAACAGTGGATGGAATGTGTTTTTGAATACTAAAGTTGGAACTTCGCTAGCTAATTAAAACGACTGCAACAGACACCGTTAATGTGTTTTAATAAAGTGTTTTCTAATTACTTATAACAGTGGATGGAATGTGTTTTTGAATACTGCAAAGCAAAATGACACCGTTTCAATAAAGTGTTTTCTAATTACCTTATAATAGTGGATGAAATGTGTGTTTGAGTACTGCAAAGCAAAATGACACCGTTTCAATAAAGTGTTTTCTAATTACCTTATAATAGTGGATGAAATGTGTGTTTGAGTACTGCAAAGCAAAATGACACCGTTTCAATAAAGTGTTTTCTAATTACCTTATAATAGTGGATGAAATGTGTGTTTGAGTACTGCAAAGCAAAATGACACCGTTTCAATAAAGTGTTTTCTAATTACCTTATAACAGTGGATGGAATGTGTGTTTGAgtcttaaaatgtgttttcaatATTAGTATccttgtatgtatgtttgttcATTGCAGTGTATGTATGTTTAACACCATATGTTTGTGTTCTGGCTGGCAGAAAATGGATTTTCATCCTAAATTTGTGTTCCGCAATGCAACCACTACTGAGCTGACTCTGAAGTCTTCATTGGAAGCGTCTCAGCTGGCTAAAGCCTACAGGGCAAGGTCAGCTGCAGCCCATTCCATGAAGACGGATGAGAAGGTGAAGGAGGAAGCCCGGGCACGCATTGTTGAGGCTGGAGGCGACCCCGGGTGCTGGCAGCTGGTGCTTAGTGAGAGTAAGCTCCAGTTTGGCCAGTACCGGGGTCAaactttcaaatggctgctgaGCAACGACGTGGGCTACGCGTGCTGCACTTTGGCGCTGCACCAAAAGGAGCGGGACAGCGGTGAAACATCTCAGTCGCCCCTTGCAGCCAACAAGGACGCCCTGGCATCCTATGCACAGCTCTTTCCTGAGATGGTGGCAGCCATCCATGATCGAGCTGTGCAGATGGGCATCTTGGGCATCCAGGCGATGGACAACAGAATGGTGGGCTTCGGGGTTTATGCGAAGGAGACCTACCGCAGTCTTTATGAAAACCCCAGTAGGGAACACCAAACGTAAGTTGGAATCGAGAAATGTATTCGATTtatctgtatgtatgtacgacttttatttttattgctgtCATGTGTTCAGGTACTTGCAGTGGGTGAGGAGACAGCAAGTAAATAAGGGGTCCCTCATGCATACCCTCCAGCAGTACGCCATCGGCCGCGATAACGAGGCCAAGGAGCGGCGCAGCTCAAGTAAATACCAATACTGGACCCAAGACGGCACATTCAGTAGGCTGTTGACACACCGTGCGAGCTAAGGGCTTTTTCGGCTTTTTCACAGGCCAAGAGGAACCGTCAGATGCCATGCTCCTTGAAGCTCTTGAGGAGGTGGAGTCTCAATGTGAGTGTGCTTCATTGATTAGTGCTGCAAAAACAAACGCAAGTCAAAGTACTGTAAGTAAATTTAACTGACTTAAATGTGTCGGCAGCTTCTACCTCACAGACGATggtaacaccaccaccaccaccaccaccacctcctgaGGCAGAGGCAGAGGCAGAGGCCAGACCTCATTCTGCAGCCGGACACAGCTCCACGTCCCACCTGACCTCTGGAGCTGAGGTATGTGCACATCCAGCCAGTCATCACGTTTACTGAGTCTCTTCCCTGTCACAGCTGCTTCCAAAATCCTGGAGGCAGACCCTGCCCGAGGACCATCACGACTGGGTGGGCCGTGCGCTGTTTGTCCGAGGTCCTAAAGGGAAGGCGGTGCTCACATCAAAACTGCAGCTCTGGTGGTACCCACCCACTACACCAATTTACTTCACGCAACCCCCTGCATCTCCAAGCGCATTTTTTTATATGCGCTTGTTTTTGTGGTGCCCATACAAAATGTGGGGCTACAAACTCTTGTGCCCCACATGTAAGCGACGGCTTACCGGGGGGGGGCTGTATAAGACTGTAAGGAAGGTGCTGGATATCAGCAGCTGGTATCTCATGGCCACCGAATACCTCGAGTGCCACACGTGCAAGAAGAAGTTTGCCTCGTGGGCACCAGCGCTGCTTGACCAGATGGACATGGCACACCGAGAAAAATTCCCCGCCATCCTCACTTACAAGTAAAACACGGAAAGAGCCGAATGTACTTGACACTTTGTTGCCTAGAATGCGTGTGGCAGTGTTTTTCTCTGCCTCTCTCTCCCAGGTTATCCTGTGACAAAAGTCTGGTTGCACATTTGAAGGCACGCACCCTGGGCAACAGCACCACTCGGCTGCATTCCACGTTGCTGGAGGAGCACACCCGGAAATGGGCGTGTCAGTCCATTGAGTACTTGGCCGTGATGAAACAATTTAGCTGCGCCGGAACCTTCCTACTGCCCAAGGTGGCCGTCCCGCCCATGTGCCAGTTACCCAGCGTGTCCTGGCTCCTGTCAGTGTACGTCAGGGAGGTGCTTCCTCGCCTGGAGGACACAAAAGCCAGGATCACGTCAACATTTGGCCAGATATTAAAGATGGACTCCACAAAGAAGGCAAGTCACTCCTAAAATGgccaatttttttaaacacttgcAGCCTGGTGACACTGTGGTTTGGCTTTTGCAGATGACCAAGAAGCTGGCCGGTGAAGCCGCTGGAACAGCAGCATGGGTCACCAACGTGGGCAACGAGTACGGCCAGGTGCTCATGTCGGTGCTCACTGCCGCTGAAGGGGACGGACTGGTGGCCATGGCTGACGGACTCATTCGGCGCTACAGGGAGGCAAGGCAGGACCCTCCACAAGTGCTGTATGTAGACCGCGACTGCTGCGCCACCGGGCCATCTAAGGTGAGATTTTTTTGGTTCGGCCTTCGCCTCATCATCATAGCTATTGTCACGTGCCCACAAAGGAACGTGTGCTCGTATCATTAGGTGGCGGCAATGTTTGGCGAGTGGGAGCAGCTGGTGGTGCGGCTAGACGTGTGGCACCTCATGCGGCGCTTCGCCAGAGGCGTCACCACCGATGCGCATATCCTGTACGCCACATTTATGGCGCGGCTCTCCTTTGCCATTTTCGAGTGGGACGAGGGCGACGTGACGCGCCTCAGGGAAGCCAAGCAGGCGGAGGCGGGGCACAGGCACAGCAGCTACGTTAAGCTGTCGGCCAGGGAGCTGTCCCGTCACTGCCGTCGCCGCACCAGAGGGGCAGAGGAGACGGAGCGGCTGATCCAAGAGGTTCTGGACCACTTTTGGGAGGCCAAGGACACAATGGGTGTCACCCTCTTCAATAAGGAAAGCATGACAGAAATTTGGGAGACGCAGCGACGCCACCTGCACTGCATCCAGGACCCGCCCGGCGTGGCTCTCTATACCAGGACCGGCAAAGTGACCAGAGGCGGGGTTACTCTGCCTGTGTTGCGTTGTGCGCGAGGATCCACGTCTCTTGAGTCTTTCCACCTCCATTTGTGTCGATTCATTCCAGGTGAGGCTcaaaaatatgtgtgtgtgtgtgtgtgtgtgtgtgtgtgtgtgtgtgtgtgtgtgtgtgtgtgtgtgtgtgtgtgtgtgtgtgtgtgtgtgttggggtgtTACATTTGCCGCCACGTGTAACACATTTCCTCCACCTGTGTGTGCCACGACAGGAACATCAGCCAATGCCCTCCACTTCCAGGTTTACCTCCTGGAGGGCTTGTTGAGGTGGAACGAGGACAGAGGCAGAGCGGCGGTGGTAGAGTCGGCCAGCACTGCAACGGTGCGCTGCTATGACGGCCGTCTGCAGAACGCCTTCCATGAATTGACTCAGCATTTCATGGGTTGCACGCTGATGGACAATTTCACCCCAGCAGGCAACTACACAGGTAACGTAGGTGGTGCTGAGGCATCAGTGCGGGGCAAGCCTCTCCGAGTCTCATCGTGTATTTCATGTGAATTGTGTTCAGGGGAGCTCATCGGTATCGAGTACTTGTACTCCCAAACGGGCAGGGTGCTACAATGTAATGTCAGCACTGATCCCGACTGCCCCGAAGTGGCCAGCAGCCAGGTGGACGAGGAGGATGACACAGATGTGGATGAGTTGGATGAGGGCTACGAAGAAGCAGCGCTGGGAGACGTACTGTACGCTGCCGAGTTGCCCGCCTGGTTTGACAACACTCAGCACATCACCGCACCTGTAGAGGAAGAAGTAAATGTCAGATTTGTCAGCCGCATTTGCATGAATTGAACGTTTGTAATGGAAAGCCTTTTGCCTGAAACAGGACGTGCTAGGTCCAGACGGGCATGGCGGGTACCAGCATGTCTGCCGTCTGGCCGCTGCCCTCCTCCAGCTGCGAACCGCCCTGTTTGTGTCACCTCCGCAGGAGCGGACGATAGTGCAGCTGTGGGGGAAGATGTCGGACAGAGATAGGGCTCCTATCGACTTTCCCCCACTTTACCGGCCGAAGCTGGTGAAAGGACGGTTCAAGAAAAGCAGACAACACCTCTTACCAGGGGTGGACAGTGTCaaccggtgtgtgtgtgtgtgtgtgtgtgtgtgtgtgtgtgtatgtatgtagtattattattattattattattattattattattattattattatttcattgtgACTCAGGTGTTTTCTCTTTCCAGCTTGGTCGTGGGGAAGGGCACTGATGTGGCACACTGTCCAAGCTCCAGCAGGCTGATGGAGGCCATATTTATAGAACTGTGCAACCTCCACAGCCAAGGACATAATATAGCTGGATTTCGGATCAACCGCTGGGGACTGGTTATGCAAGATTATAATAGGATCAAGAGTCACGTCCGCATGAATCGAGTCATCACAGCGGCTGGTCCGATCCAGCTATTGGAGGTTAACCACCGCACGCTGACCAACTGGCAAGGCTTTTGTCATAAAATGCAGGGACCGAAGATAATAGCTGTGATGATGACAACAACGGTGCTGATGTTGATTACATACAGGTACAACAAGCGGAGCAAAGCGGAGCTCGTGGACACCGTCGTCGCATCAGTGCCACTTCCAAGTGCAGAGCGGACGGTGGGAGAGCAGCTGCTGGCAGTGAAGGAGAAGATGGTGGCGGTTGAGCAACCGAGAAAGCCATTCGACTACCAACACCCAGCCGACAACTCTGGCCTGGCGGCGACACGGAGAGGGCCTGTCGTGCCAGAGTTGTACGCGGTGCGCCAAACTGCTTCCACCTCTGCTGCGGCTTCCGCCTCCACTGCTGCCCCCGCTGCTCCCTGTGCCGCCTCCGCTGCTCCCTCCACCTCTGCTGTGACCTCTACGTCTTCTGCTGCCTCCTCTGCGGCCGAGGCATCTGCTCCTGCTTCCTCTGCCAGGGTGTCCTCCTCTACAGCTTGGTCCAGGAAGAAGAGGGAGTTGGAGCTGGAGCGAGCCTACAGCCTGGGTCAGCTTTTCCTAAAAAAGACCCCTCGGAAAATGGAGCATTTTCGCTGCAAGCTCTGTGGCTTTCCAAAAAACAAAGAGCACGGCCACAGTCGCTACAGGAATGAACATTTTTGCTCCCGATCCGAGGGGCGCTCGGTGGATGATTGGCTCAATGAAAAAAGGAGCCAGGACAATCAAAGAAAGGTAGAAGATGCCTGTCTTTCATGTCTGTTTATTGCTCTGCTGATTGACTTGTGCTACAGCATCTCTTAATTGAACCGTGTCACCCACCCACAgacgcaaacaaaacaaacaaaggagACTGTCCACCTGCGCCCGCTGAAGCCCAGGTCTCCCCCTGAGAGTGGTCTTTGAGCACTTTGGAATGTTTAAATTACGTTTTTATTAAAAGATGTTATCTTATCTGACTTGTGAATCCATTTCCAATGCACACACAATCGGATCATTATAAAAGTAAATTTTAAAagaatgcccaagggagaatcgaacacgCTACCCAGGTCTCCCTATCCCGAGCTTTAAAAGCACGTGGCTAATTTACATGACGCGTGGCTAATTTACATGTTGGGGCGTGTCCATTTGGCGCATAGTTCAAGCGTTTACCCGTCAAACGCCAACGGCCTTCTGAAACGGTAGCTTTCTTTCACAGGGTACCGTGAATTCACAGCCGGAAGGACGAAAAAGCCGCCCCACGCGCCAGGGGGCCCAAACAACAGGTGGGTTCTTTTGCGCAGCGTCATGGACATTATTTGGGAAACTGTAGCATGCCAAAAGGCCTttaaagtattaaagaaaaatgacaaaaggagAGGGTGTAGGTGCATATGGCATACGTGAGTACGCTTACAGGCTTTTAAGATGTACATATTAGATATTTGTCAAAGAAAAAGTAAATGGTGTATAGTTGCATGTGGCATACGTGAGTACGCTAACATTCGTTATTGTGACGCTAATGGTGATATAGTGGATTAGTCTACTACGTTTTAGCATGGTATTGAAATTTGGGATAACAAGGAAATTCTGAACTGACGTAGTCCCAGAGTttgtattttgtccttcttttgTGACAAAATGATATTTGAAATGAAGTTTGCTCCATTTCTCTAAAGCCACTTCAAACTTCGGAGGTCAAACCGGATGATGAGACTTCACCTCAGCGAGTATTTAAAAAGATGAACTGCACACATGTgcttcctttttaaaaataatcaaaagcCATGGGGAGTTAAAAGTGTATTTCTATATGTTGTGCTCACATGCGTCTGTTTTTGCAGCAGTTACAGCAGACTAACACCTTCAGTTCAACATGATGCTCTCAGAGAGAGTGGCGGTAGTTGCCTAGCAACCCCATCAATGTTACTTACATTGGTCACACAATGGAGAGGCGGCCGGAGCCATCTCACAATTTATGGTGCACATTTGTATGGCATGCTGTATGAAATGAAAGCTGTTATgtgcaggggggaaaaaagtctttTGATGGATTGTATTAGTGagtttacatgtatttattgtaaaaGTATACAGGCCTGTGACAGAGCCAACTGCCCCTCAAATATGTCACAGaggtgagtacacccctcacatttagcaaatattttattatatcctttcatgggacaccacttaagaaatgacactttgatacaaCGTAAAGTagacagtgtacagcttggTAATTTTGCTGTCCTTTCAAAATACCTCAACCAAACACTGTACTAATTGGGCACGATTAGCCATTTTTCCTCTCAGGTGTCATGTGACTCATTTGTGTTAAAAGGTCTCAGGcatgaatggggagcaggtgtgttaaatatGATCTTCCCACTCTCACACgctctcatactggtcactggaagttcaaaATGGTACTACTTCATGGCAAAAAACTCTCTAAAGacgtgaaaaaaataattatttctcaACATAAAAATATTCTACATTCAGGGTGCATTTGTCCAGTGCAGAGGAGAAACAACTAGTTGAAATACAGTGGTTtggaaaaagtatttgcccccttcctaatttcttatatttttgcatgtttgtcacacttaaatgtttcacatcatcaaacacatttaaatattagtcaatgacaacacagctgaacgcaaatgcatttttgaaatggaactttttattattaagggagaaaaaaaatccaaacctacatggccctgtgtgaaaaagtgattaccccccctgttaaaacgtaACATAACTGAGATAAATTGAGacctatcagtgtggaaaacgttataaagctatttctaaagctttgggactccagcaaaccacagcgagagccattatccacaaatgatgacaacatggaacagtggtgaaccttcccaggagtggccggccaaccaaaattaccccaagagcgcagcgacgactcatccaagaggacACAAAAGAGCAACATCctaagaactgcaggcctcacttgcctcagttaacgtcagtgttcatgactgcaccataagaaagacaatgggcaaaaatggcctgcatggcagagttccaagacgaaaaacACCGCTggacaaaaataacatcaaggttcgtctcagttttgccagaaaacatcttgatgatccccaagacctttgggaaaacactCTCTGGTCTGCCGAGACAAAAGttggaactttttggaaggtgtgtgtcccattacataggGTGTAAAATTAACACCGCAttccagaaaaagaacatcataccaacagtaaaatatggtggtggtagtgtgatggtctgaggctgttttgctaCTTCAGGACCTGCAaggcttgctgtgataaatggaaccatgccTTCTGCTGTCTAGCAAACAATCCCAAAAGAGaatatccggccatctgtttgtgacctcaagctgaaaccaacttgggttctgcagcaggacaatgatccaaaacacaccagcaagttcacctctgaatggctgaaaaaaaacaaaatgaagactttgtcctgcatcctattgagatgctgtggcatgaccttaaaaaagtggtttatgctggaaaaccctccaatgtggctgaattacaacaattctgcaaagacgagtgggccaaaattcctccacagcactgtatgagactcattgcaagttattacaaaagcttgattgcagttgttgctgctaaggatggcccagccagttattaattttagggggcaatcactttttcccacagggccatgtaggtttggattttttttctcccttaatgataaaatcatttaaaaacctgcattttgtgttgggtTGTGTTGTCTTCGactaatacagtatttaaatttgttagaTGATTTCaaacttttaagtgtgacaaataaataaataaatcaggaaggggcaaatactttttcacaccactgtccaCACACTTACAAATCAGAATACACAAGTCGTGTCGCCTCGCCTTTCAGCATGCAAGACAACTACCCCGTAACCATTGTGTGAGGAATGCTGATTTTCATGCAAACCCCAAATCAGTACACTCCAGTCATGCAAAACATACAAAGATTTTTTATTGATAACAACTTCAAAACTGTCCTTATTTGGAAATAacatcatgcaaaaaaaaaagaagtatgtAACTTTggaagtacagtggatccccgcacattcatgATTCAACATTCActgcgtttttttcccccccaaatatACGTTTTTTCagtctcattcaccataagtcggtaataatttatgacTATGTGATAGTACCggtgaaatgtacagcatatatgtaccactttttagaaaaaaagcctccaatttttacatgtttaggtctttatgcttcactgataatgttttctcTTCAAGCGTTgtgatttttcccttttttcagcGGCCggtgaacacaccatagttgtgtgtggTGACTGGCTCCACCgtgactccaattccatctgtttcttgatcatcatcttacattatcattcactagtggtgagtagctgtaccttttatactttaaacgcctttaataacacatttaatAATGCCTTTAATAAGCGTCGGAagtagtgatgtgtgataccactgatttagtttCTGATCTGATACAGAGTAAAATGTAATACTGATCCGAAACCGATAATTCGTGCAAATTCGCCTAATGTGTGTGGTGAATTTTAAAAGGTTGTGTATTtaatatcatagcataaagaatacaagccATTTCATTTAATctattaattaaatacattatgaatttaaataaattagtaactgaaataaaataatcatttaacaattaattaaacaaatttatttatttcttttaaaccctgaagtatattgacgTAGCGAGGGTATTCTGCGAATAGAGTTTAGTGGGCTAGCGAGCTGTGTTGGTTATAAAGGCAGACTTGCccgttcagcgaaggtagctgtcttttaaagcagctacgtcaccatggtaacttaggctaaactcataacctggtccctaccaggttatgtccaggcattcagcttaaaatcagctatgaaagtgccattGTTTCACTGTTTTGActtcaccatttattgagaacctacgaggttcccgatgggacatggagaaaacaaaattgaaaaaaaagagcatttcctgatgatattatccatctataagcgaaatagattttcagccgagggaatacgctacatatgctcactttttgaggcgagcaccaggaataaaatgcaatatgaattattggtaataattattattattaattattaccaATGTTAGGtgagtccttgcgtgagtactcagcccgtTAGTCTTCGTATATTACAATGTTTGCTGGAGGAATACACACTcagaggcatcaatcaactgcaataaAACACTAGTTTTATTATGACaaggaaaaaattaaaaaggtcGCCACAAAACGCTGCCATcaagtggtcacaacgagatactgcatttgaaaatatttcatgaaaataggAAGTTGTAGcgccaatgtatttattttttaaatggataagtgttcatttgtcaaagttgtgcaatctTGAGCgttaataaatgaaaagactagtagggtataattagtataataatcagcgttaacttgcgcattcacacgctgcatgccggcatgccagcggtcctccctcgctctgttgatggcgacagtgttgctttaggcagtcataatcttttgggaactcctcataacgctccaaaATAATTACCTACTCATCTTGTaaaaaatacactggctgggatcggctcacttttcagcggaagtagagtaatatgacgtcaaatgccccctttcatgtgaacaaaGCTGAAAactggacttgacaaagtaagttgataaccaccgtcgaaGTACCGTTCATTTCTGTTTGGAGAATTTAGGTTTTGCCTGGGatggttgagccacttttgcagaatacccccttACAATGTAGCCAAGCTTAtataaaacaacagaaaaaacagaggacaaaatcatataaaatatgtgaaaatgttatcttaaacattaaaaaagaatttaaggaaaataataaaaccgTTAAACTAAATTATTAATGATTAAGAACGACTATAGGAATCAAAAtgttattcacaattcacacattgcTGCATTTACGATCAGTTATTATTTCAGACagacatgacctcaaatgacgGAAGtacaaaagtataaatattttgatttgagaatcgattttagcgcatgaagagctggcatcgaaagtatcaatatttcagtaagGATCCACACATCACTTGTCAGAGGAAAGCGTCAATGCTAAGCTAGGGAGGAGTGTGCCGTATgtcaaaaatagtcatttttatgcatgtatcAATTGCTTGCGTCCTTTCGCTAGTGGTCCCGGAAAATAACCCCCTGTCCTGTCGTTTTTGtatcttcatttttttgtatttaatttaattgtattttattttatacattttattacactgtaatgttttgcaatcaaaccttctgtttattttccaaaaaatgtacagt is drawn from Dunckerocampus dactyliophorus isolate RoL2022-P2 chromosome 9, RoL_Ddac_1.1, whole genome shotgun sequence and contains these coding sequences:
- the LOC129187709 gene encoding uncharacterized protein LOC129187709 isoform X3, translating into MDFHPKFVFRNATTTELTLKSSLEASQLAKAYRARSAAAHSMKTDEKVKEEARARIVEAGGDPGCWQLVLSESKLQFGQYRGQTFKWLLSNDVGYACCTLALHQKERDSGETSQSPLAANKDALASYAQLFPEMVAAIHDRAVQMGILGIQAMDNRMVGFGVYAKETYRSLYENPSREHQTYLQWVRRQQVNKGSLMHTLQQYAIGRDNEAKERRSSSQEEPSDAMLLEALEEVESQSSTSQTMVTPPPPPPPPPEAEAEAEARPHSAAGHSSTSHLTSGAELLPKSWRQTLPEDHHDWVGRALFVRGPKGKAVLTSKLQLWWYPPTTPIYFTQPPASPSAFFYMRLFLWCPYKMWGYKLLCPTCKRRLTGGGLYKTVRKVLDISSWYLMATEYLECHTCKKKFASWAPALLDQMDMAHREKFPAILTYKLSCDKSLVAHLKARTLGNSTTRLHSTLLEEHTRKWACQSIEYLAVMKQFSCAGTFLLPKVAVPPMCQLPSVSWLLSVYVREVLPRLEDTKARITSTFGQILKMDSTKKMTKKLAGEAAGTAAWVTNVGNEYGQVLMSVLTAAEGDGLVAMADGLIRRYREARQDPPQVLYVDRDCCATGPSKVAAMFGEWEQLVVRLDVWHLMRRFARGVTTDAHILYATFMARLSFAIFEWDEGDVTRLREAKQAEAGHRHSSYVKLSARELSRHCRRRTRGAEETERLIQEVLDHFWEAKDTMGVTLFNKESMTEIWETQRRHLHCIQDPPGVALYTRTGKVTRGGVTLPVLRCARGSTSLESFHLHLCRFIPGTSANALHFQVYLLEGLLRWNEDRGRAAVVESASTATVRCYDGRLQNAFHELTQHFMGCTLMDNFTPAGNYTGELIGIEYLYSQTGRVLQCNVSTDPDCPEVASSQVDEEDDTDVDELDEGYEEAALGDVLYAAELPAWFDNTQHITAPVEEEDVLGPDGHGGYQHVCRLAAALLQLRTALFVSPPQERTIVQLWGKMSDRDRAPIDFPPLYRPKLVKGRFKKSRQHLLPGVDSVNRLVVGKGTDVAHCPSSSRLMEAIFIELCNLHSQGHNIAGFRINRWGLVMQDYNRIKSHVRMNRVITAAGPIQLLEVQQAEQSGARGHRRRISATSKCRADGGRAAAGSEGEDGGG
- the LOC129187709 gene encoding uncharacterized protein LOC129187709 isoform X2, translated to MDFHPKFVFRNATTTELTLKSSLEASQLAKAYRARSAAAHSMKTDEKVKEEARARIVEAGGDPGCWQLVLSESKLQFGQYRGQTFKWLLSNDVGYACCTLALHQKERDSGETSQSPLAANKDALASYAQLFPEMVAAIHDRAVQMGILGIQAMDNRMVGFGVYAKETYRSLYENPSREHQTYLQWVRRQQVNKGSLMHTLQQYAIGRDNEAKERRSSSQEEPSDAMLLEALEEVESQSSTSQTMVTPPPPPPPPPEAEAEAEARPHSAAGHSSTSHLTSGAELLPKSWRQTLPEDHHDWVGRALFVRGPKGKAVLTSKLQLWWYPPTTPIYFTQPPASPSAFFYMRLFLWCPYKMWGYKLLCPTCKRRLTGGGLYKTVRKVLDISSWYLMATEYLECHTCKKKFASWAPALLDQMDMAHREKFPAILTYKLSCDKSLVAHLKARTLGNSTTRLHSTLLEEHTRKWACQSIEYLAVMKQFSCAGTFLLPKVAVPPMCQLPSVSWLLSVYVREVLPRLEDTKARITSTFGQILKMDSTKKMTKKLAGEAAGTAAWVTNVGNEYGQVLMSVLTAAEGDGLVAMADGLIRRYREARQDPPQVLYVDRDCCATGPSKVAAMFGEWEQLVVRLDVWHLMRRFARGVTTDAHILYATFMARLSFAIFEWDEGDVTRLREAKQAEAGHRHSSYVKLSARELSRHCRRRTRGAEETERLIQEVLDHFWEAKDTMGVTLFNKESMTEIWETQRRHLHCIQDPPGVALYTRTGKVTRGGVTLPVLRCARGSTSLESFHLHLCRFIPGTSANALHFQVYLLEGLLRWNEDRGRAAVVESASTATVRCYDGRLQNAFHELTQHFMGCTLMDNFTPAGNYTGELIGIEYLYSQTGRVLQCNVSTDPDCPEVASSQVDEEDDTDVDELDEGYEEAALGDVLYAAELPAWFDNTQHITAPVEEEDVLGPDGHGGYQHVCRLAAALLQLRTALFVSPPQERTIVQLWGKMSDRDRAPIDFPPLYRPKLVKGRFKKSRQHLLPGVDSVNRLVVGKGTDVAHCPSSSRLMEAIFIELCNLHSQGHNIAGFRINRWGLVMQDYNRIKSHVRMNRVITAAGPIQLLEVNHRTLTNWYNKRSKAELVDTVVASVPLPSAERTVGEQLLAVKEKMVAVEQPRKPFDYQHPADNSGLAATRRGPVVPELYAVRQTASTSAAASASTAAPAAPCAASAAPSTSAVTSTSSAASSAAEASAPASSARVSSSTAWSRKKRELELERAYSLGQLFLKKTPRKMEHFRCKLCGFPKNKEHGHSRYRNEHFCSRSEGRSVDDWLNEKRSQDNQRKTQTKQTKETVHLRPLKPRSPPESGL
- the LOC129187709 gene encoding uncharacterized protein LOC129187709 isoform X1; protein product: MDFHPKFVFRNATTTELTLKSSLEASQLAKAYRARSAAAHSMKTDEKVKEEARARIVEAGGDPGCWQLVLSESKLQFGQYRGQTFKWLLSNDVGYACCTLALHQKERDSGETSQSPLAANKDALASYAQLFPEMVAAIHDRAVQMGILGIQAMDNRMVGFGVYAKETYRSLYENPSREHQTYLQWVRRQQVNKGSLMHTLQQYAIGRDNEAKERRSSSQEEPSDAMLLEALEEVESQSSTSQTMVTPPPPPPPPPEAEAEAEARPHSAAGHSSTSHLTSGAELLPKSWRQTLPEDHHDWVGRALFVRGPKGKAVLTSKLQLWWYPPTTPIYFTQPPASPSAFFYMRLFLWCPYKMWGYKLLCPTCKRRLTGGGLYKTVRKVLDISSWYLMATEYLECHTCKKKFASWAPALLDQMDMAHREKFPAILTYKLSCDKSLVAHLKARTLGNSTTRLHSTLLEEHTRKWACQSIEYLAVMKQFSCAGTFLLPKVAVPPMCQLPSVSWLLSVYVREVLPRLEDTKARITSTFGQILKMDSTKKMTKKLAGEAAGTAAWVTNVGNEYGQVLMSVLTAAEGDGLVAMADGLIRRYREARQDPPQVLYVDRDCCATGPSKVAAMFGEWEQLVVRLDVWHLMRRFARGVTTDAHILYATFMARLSFAIFEWDEGDVTRLREAKQAEAGHRHSSYVKLSARELSRHCRRRTRGAEETERLIQEVLDHFWEAKDTMGVTLFNKESMTEIWETQRRHLHCIQDPPGVALYTRTGKVTRGGVTLPVLRCARGSTSLESFHLHLCRFIPGTSANALHFQVYLLEGLLRWNEDRGRAAVVESASTATVRCYDGRLQNAFHELTQHFMGCTLMDNFTPAGNYTGELIGIEYLYSQTGRVLQCNVSTDPDCPEVASSQVDEEDDTDVDELDEGYEEAALGDVLYAAELPAWFDNTQHITAPVEEEDVLGPDGHGGYQHVCRLAAALLQLRTALFVSPPQERTIVQLWGKMSDRDRAPIDFPPLYRPKLVKGRFKKSRQHLLPGVDSVNRLVVGKGTDVAHCPSSSRLMEAIFIELCNLHSQGHNIAGFRINRWGLVMQDYNRIKSHVRMNRVITAAGPIQLLEVNHRTLTNWQGFCHKMQGPKIIAVMMTTTVLMLITYRYNKRSKAELVDTVVASVPLPSAERTVGEQLLAVKEKMVAVEQPRKPFDYQHPADNSGLAATRRGPVVPELYAVRQTASTSAAASASTAAPAAPCAASAAPSTSAVTSTSSAASSAAEASAPASSARVSSSTAWSRKKRELELERAYSLGQLFLKKTPRKMEHFRCKLCGFPKNKEHGHSRYRNEHFCSRSEGRSVDDWLNEKRSQDNQRKTQTKQTKETVHLRPLKPRSPPESGL